A stretch of the Actinomycetota bacterium genome encodes the following:
- a CDS encoding pyridoxamine 5'-phosphate oxidase family protein, which produces MASWAEFAAREPALAGVVRRAFAVRKHATMATVRASGAPRISGTEVEFADDGEIYLGMMKGARRVQDLRRDPRMALHSPTNDAPDGDPAGWLGEAKINARAVEVASADSHCFRLDIEDVVHTKVAADAQALEITTWRPGSGATVVRRAD; this is translated from the coding sequence CCCGGGAGCCGGCTCTGGCGGGCGTCGTGCGCCGGGCCTTCGCGGTGCGCAAGCACGCCACCATGGCCACCGTCCGAGCGAGTGGGGCACCCCGCATCAGCGGCACCGAGGTGGAGTTCGCCGACGACGGCGAGATCTATCTCGGCATGATGAAGGGCGCCCGGCGGGTCCAGGACCTGCGCCGGGATCCCCGGATGGCGCTGCACTCCCCCACCAACGACGCCCCCGACGGCGACCCGGCCGGCTGGCTGGGCGAAGCGAAGATCAATGCCCGGGCCGTTGAAGTGGCATCGGCGGACTCCCACTGCTTCCGGCTGGACATCGAGGACGTCGTGCACACCAAGGTGGCCGCCGACGCCCAGGCACTCGAGATCACCACCTGGCGCCCGGGCTCGGGCGCCACGGTCGTCCGCCGGGCGGACTGA
- a CDS encoding cupin domain-containing protein, which translates to MQVTRNSRATTPGPADWFTGAVYLDPITTPTGASRLSATSVRFTPGARTAWHTHPNGQTIYVTEGIGRAQRRGGSVEEIRPGDRVFFEPGEEHWHGAAPDRFMTHLAMQEVGDDGTAAVWGDHVTDEEYGAAPAAG; encoded by the coding sequence ATGCAGGTCACCAGGAACTCCCGTGCCACCACGCCGGGCCCAGCCGACTGGTTCACCGGCGCGGTCTACCTCGACCCCATCACCACGCCCACCGGGGCCTCCCGGCTGTCGGCCACCAGCGTCCGCTTCACCCCGGGCGCCCGGACGGCGTGGCACACGCACCCCAACGGGCAGACGATCTACGTCACCGAGGGGATCGGCCGGGCCCAGCGCCGGGGCGGCTCGGTCGAGGAGATCCGACCCGGGGACCGGGTCTTCTTCGAGCCGGGCGAGGAGCACTGGCACGGGGCGGCGCCGGACCGGTTCATGACCCACCTGGCGATGCAGGAAGTGGGCGACGACGGCACTGCCGCGGTCTGGGGCGACCACGTCACCGACGAGGAGTACGGGGCGGCCCCGGCGGCCGGGTAG
- a CDS encoding TIGR03619 family F420-dependent LLM class oxidoreductase gives MDLGVSLPTSGPLASPAAILRVAQEAEQLGYRGLWTYERLLYALGDIPQPGGPPRPLPDAYRQTYEPIETLAFVAGHTSSAILGTSVLDAPFHNPVQLGKRLATLDQLSGGRVVAGFGHGWMDQEFATVGATKEHLVSRTTEFFAALRGVWGPDPVHFEGRFFTIPESNINPKPARAGGIPIVMGVFAPAALERAGRTADGLNPIGASPELLRGLVGQFRAAATAAGRDPAALPVYVRVNAQLTDAPVADGRQFLGGSPEQIAGDLAGIEDLGVTQVLFSDMHSADLDGHLARLARLQKAVGR, from the coding sequence ATGGATCTCGGCGTCTCTCTCCCCACCTCGGGGCCGCTCGCCTCACCCGCAGCCATCCTCCGGGTTGCCCAGGAGGCCGAGCAGCTGGGATACCGCGGGCTGTGGACCTACGAGCGCCTGCTCTACGCCCTGGGCGACATCCCGCAGCCGGGCGGCCCGCCCCGGCCGCTGCCCGACGCCTACCGCCAGACCTACGAGCCCATCGAGACGCTGGCGTTCGTGGCCGGGCACACGTCCTCGGCGATCCTCGGCACCAGCGTGCTTGATGCCCCCTTCCACAACCCCGTCCAGCTGGGCAAGCGCCTGGCCACCCTGGACCAGCTCAGCGGCGGCCGGGTGGTGGCGGGCTTCGGCCACGGGTGGATGGACCAAGAGTTCGCCACCGTCGGCGCCACCAAGGAGCACCTCGTCAGCCGGACCACGGAGTTCTTCGCTGCCCTCCGAGGCGTGTGGGGGCCCGACCCGGTCCACTTTGAAGGCCGCTTCTTCACCATCCCGGAGTCCAACATCAACCCCAAGCCGGCCCGGGCCGGCGGCATCCCCATCGTCATGGGCGTGTTCGCCCCCGCCGCACTGGAGCGGGCCGGCCGGACGGCGGACGGCCTCAACCCCATCGGCGCCTCGCCGGAGCTGCTGCGGGGCCTTGTGGGCCAGTTCCGGGCGGCGGCGACGGCGGCCGGGCGGGACCCGGCTGCCCTGCCCGTCTACGTCCGGGTCAACGCCCAGCTCACCGACGCCCCGGTCGCCGACGGCCGCCAGTTCCTCGGTGGATCCCCGGAGCAGATCGCTGGTGACCTCGCCGGCATCGAGGACCTCGGGGTGACTCAGGTCCTGTTCTCCGACATGCACTCCGCCGACCTCGACGGCCACCTCGCCCGGCTGGCACGGTTGCAGAAGGCCGTCGGCAGGTAG
- a CDS encoding polysaccharide deacetylase family protein gives MSTVPEVPGSGAQPGQRVIALTFDDGPDPVYTPQVLQVLTQSGVTATFFMIGWEAAADPDLVHQVAGASNGVGNHTWNHVDLTRLNPADFAAQVDRTAQLLDSLTGRKVTCVRPPQGHINGTVEAELAPRGLTAVLWNDDPRDWTRPGTGAIVRRALSEASPGGIVELHDGGGDRSETVQALPAIIAGLRAQGYTFVPLCR, from the coding sequence GTGAGCACTGTGCCCGAGGTTCCCGGCAGCGGGGCGCAGCCTGGCCAGCGGGTGATTGCCCTGACGTTTGACGATGGGCCGGACCCCGTCTACACGCCCCAGGTGCTGCAGGTTCTTACGCAATCGGGCGTCACCGCCACCTTCTTCATGATCGGCTGGGAGGCGGCGGCGGACCCTGACCTGGTGCACCAGGTGGCGGGGGCCAGCAATGGCGTCGGCAACCACACCTGGAACCACGTCGATCTCACCAGGCTGAACCCGGCGGACTTCGCCGCCCAGGTCGACCGCACCGCGCAGCTCCTGGACTCGCTCACCGGCCGGAAGGTCACCTGCGTCCGCCCTCCCCAGGGGCACATCAACGGGACCGTGGAAGCGGAGTTGGCTCCCCGGGGCCTGACCGCCGTGCTCTGGAACGATGACCCCCGGGACTGGACGCGCCCGGGGACCGGGGCGATCGTGCGCCGGGCGCTGAGCGAGGCCAGCCCCGGCGGCATCGTCGAGCTGCACGACGGCGGGGGGGACCGAAGCGAGACGGTCCAGGCGCTCCCGGCGATCATCGCCGGCCTGCGGGCACAGGGTTACACCTTCGTGCCGCTCTGCCGCTAA
- the trxA gene encoding thioredoxin encodes MAAEIVACPACGAKNRVPAAAKGVPHCGRCGSGVPWVAEAGDDTFAAVVEQSKLPVLVDLWAPWCGPCRSVSPVLERLAETHAGKLKLAKINVDESPRLSQRFGVQSIPMLLLMRGGELVARRVGAAPEHVLAAWLEETFAS; translated from the coding sequence ATGGCAGCGGAGATCGTCGCGTGCCCGGCGTGCGGGGCCAAGAACCGGGTTCCGGCCGCGGCTAAGGGCGTGCCGCATTGCGGCCGCTGCGGGTCGGGAGTGCCGTGGGTCGCCGAGGCGGGCGACGACACCTTCGCCGCCGTCGTCGAGCAGTCAAAGTTGCCCGTTCTGGTGGACCTCTGGGCGCCGTGGTGCGGGCCGTGCCGGAGCGTGAGCCCGGTACTGGAGCGCCTGGCCGAGACCCACGCCGGCAAGCTGAAACTGGCGAAGATCAACGTGGATGAGTCCCCCCGGCTCTCGCAGCGGTTCGGCGTGCAGAGCATCCCGATGCTGCTCCTCATGCGGGGCGGAGAGTTGGTCGCCCGCAGGGTGGGGGCAGCGCCCGAGCACGTGTTGGCGGCCTGGCTCGAAGAGACCTTTGCGTCGTAG
- a CDS encoding type II toxin-antitoxin system VapC family toxin, which yields MNLVDANVLLYAVNEAEPRSEGTREWLDAALVGAESVGFAWLVLTAFVRLSTKVGLFPNPLTVEQAIGQVRAWIGAPAAVIIQPTARHLDVFVDLIASVGTGGNLVNDAHLAALAIEHRGTVISYDRDFGRFAGVRWRHPGAPSAA from the coding sequence GTGAACCTGGTCGACGCCAACGTCCTCCTCTACGCGGTCAACGAGGCCGAGCCGAGGAGTGAAGGCACCCGCGAGTGGCTTGACGCCGCCCTTGTCGGGGCCGAGTCGGTTGGGTTCGCCTGGCTCGTGCTCACTGCATTTGTTCGGCTCTCCACCAAAGTCGGTCTGTTTCCCAACCCCCTCACGGTCGAGCAGGCCATCGGCCAAGTGCGGGCGTGGATCGGCGCCCCGGCGGCTGTCATCATCCAACCCACGGCCCGTCACCTCGACGTCTTCGTCGACCTCATCGCCTCAGTGGGCACCGGCGGGAACCTGGTGAACGATGCGCACCTGGCTGCACTGGCGATCGAACACCGGGGGACGGTGATCAGCTACGACCGAGACTTTGGCCGATTCGCCGGGGTGCGTTGGCGCCACCCGGGGGCGCCTAGCGCTGCTTGA
- a CDS encoding antitoxin, which translates to MRTTVTLDADTEALIRQRMQERGTSFKRTLNDAIREGLRVTSPAVPFRTKTANLGIPAVNLDQALQLAGELEDEELIRKMRLRK; encoded by the coding sequence ATGAGGACGACGGTAACTCTCGACGCCGATACGGAGGCCCTCATCCGGCAGCGGATGCAGGAGCGGGGCACCTCGTTCAAGCGCACCCTGAACGATGCCATCCGAGAGGGCCTCCGGGTCACGTCGCCCGCGGTGCCCTTCCGGACCAAAACCGCCAACCTCGGAATCCCTGCGGTCAACCTTGACCAGGCACTGCAACTCGCAGGCGAGCTTGAGGACGAGGAACTGATTAGGAAGATGCGTCTCCGGAAGTGA
- a CDS encoding BTAD domain-containing putative transcriptional regulator: protein MEFLLLGNVGAVRAGREVDLGGPGQGRLLALLVLHAGEVVDAGRIADTLWGDDPPPGATTALHARVSRLRRALEPGLLVTRAPGYVLATPPESIDLHRFERMVREGRAHLLAGRAGEATEHLERALSLWRGPAFGSFAEEAFCQAAASAAEELRRIAAEDLLEARLALGLHAEVAGQAAALAEAEPLRERRWSLLMLALYRSGRQAEALAAYQRLRHELAEELGISPGPDLQQLEAAILRQSPELDWQGRTGTALGRASGRDEARSSAELPAPAGPAPESVPFVGRAVELAMLEGALRDALGGDSRVVVISGEPGIGKTRLAEELSSRATPQGAVVVWGRCYEAGAAPPLWPWSQVLSALAAGGDDPNLAALATEPALGGIEAETIPEAARLQMFTRLADALAEAAWRRPLAIVLDDLQWADTASLLFLQFLASHVTGAPLLVIGTHRDVGIDARHPLVGALARLAPLRSTRRIPLGGLAVDDVAAFLDATAPSVGTEVPGVVHRRTAGNPFFVREVVRLIAADQPADGVGTTGDGAVNAIPCGVRDVVRGRLALLGDAVRQVLDIGAVVGRDFDLDLVSEVSALDEDTVVTSTEVALDAGLLREGPAGAGTYRFAHDIVRETVYNELRTIRRRRMHRRIAEALESRRALPGAPHGAVAELAHHFHLAAEGGGPVEAAVRYAVEAADQATAALAYEDAVAHLQRAVELAGRRTAAAERSGAGPLLLRLGEAHWRAGEVGKARGVFLRAAELAREVGETELLARAVLGYGGGLLRAWHATRDMHLRDRMVELLEEALAGLGDEAGDLRVRLLGRLAEEMYYLHSERRISLSGEAVALARDLGDPRTLALALCSRCLAIWDPDHLGERLAVTAEILELAGQLGDHELEIFGRQHLFVAEMEAGDIVRADATLDRFEAAAERLRQPLYLWEARRFRALQALFTGRFADAERLAFEALEIGQRAEEPDALGVFGTQYGTVRLEQGHPEEIIPALRGLAAEFPDTPTWSAALSFLAARSGNDDEARELFDRLMVNGFADQPRNFAWLSGVVMLTEVATHLGDTARCRDLYALLAPFADHSVLAADRNSWGAAPLYLGMLAATLGQDARAEEHYRHALARNEAMGATPWVAHTCHRYAELLERRADPGDLELAAELAGRARAIATECGMSHLMAQLAALDRTAAR from the coding sequence GTGGAATTCCTGTTGCTGGGCAACGTCGGAGCCGTCCGGGCGGGACGTGAGGTGGACCTGGGCGGCCCCGGCCAGGGCCGTCTCCTCGCCCTGCTGGTCCTCCACGCCGGCGAGGTGGTCGATGCCGGCCGGATCGCCGACACCCTCTGGGGCGACGACCCTCCACCGGGGGCCACGACGGCCCTGCATGCACGAGTCAGCCGCCTGCGCCGGGCACTCGAGCCCGGCCTGCTTGTCACCCGGGCCCCTGGCTACGTTCTGGCGACCCCGCCGGAGAGCATCGACCTGCACCGGTTCGAACGCATGGTCCGCGAGGGCCGGGCGCACCTTCTGGCGGGCAGGGCGGGCGAGGCGACCGAGCACCTCGAGCGGGCGCTGTCGCTCTGGCGGGGCCCGGCGTTCGGCAGCTTCGCCGAGGAGGCGTTTTGCCAGGCGGCAGCGAGCGCCGCCGAGGAGCTGCGCCGGATCGCCGCCGAGGACCTGCTCGAGGCACGGCTGGCCCTCGGGCTGCATGCCGAGGTTGCGGGTCAGGCCGCGGCCCTCGCTGAGGCGGAGCCGCTGCGGGAGCGCCGGTGGAGCCTGCTGATGCTGGCCCTGTACCGAAGTGGCCGCCAGGCCGAGGCGCTGGCCGCCTACCAGCGTCTCCGTCACGAGCTCGCCGAGGAGCTGGGCATCAGCCCCGGCCCCGACCTCCAGCAGCTTGAGGCGGCGATCCTGCGCCAGAGCCCCGAGCTGGACTGGCAGGGCCGGACGGGGACCGCCCTCGGCCGGGCCTCCGGGCGGGATGAGGCTCGGTCGTCTGCAGAACTCCCGGCGCCAGCTGGCCCCGCGCCGGAGTCGGTCCCGTTCGTCGGCCGCGCTGTTGAGCTGGCGATGCTCGAGGGGGCCCTGCGCGATGCCCTCGGGGGCGACAGCCGGGTCGTCGTGATTTCCGGAGAGCCGGGCATCGGCAAGACCCGCCTCGCCGAGGAACTCTCGAGCCGGGCGACCCCGCAAGGTGCCGTCGTCGTCTGGGGCCGGTGCTACGAGGCGGGCGCCGCCCCCCCGCTGTGGCCGTGGTCCCAGGTGCTCTCGGCCCTGGCGGCTGGCGGCGACGACCCCAACCTCGCCGCCCTCGCCACCGAACCGGCCCTCGGAGGCATCGAGGCGGAGACCATCCCGGAAGCCGCCCGCCTCCAGATGTTCACCCGGCTGGCCGATGCCCTTGCCGAGGCCGCCTGGCGCCGGCCCCTCGCCATCGTCCTGGACGACCTGCAGTGGGCCGACACGGCGTCGTTGCTGTTCCTGCAGTTCCTCGCCTCCCACGTCACGGGGGCTCCTCTTCTGGTGATCGGCACCCACCGCGACGTGGGCATCGATGCCCGCCACCCACTCGTCGGCGCCCTGGCACGGCTGGCCCCACTGCGCAGCACGCGCCGGATCCCCCTCGGAGGGCTGGCCGTGGACGACGTCGCCGCCTTTCTGGACGCCACCGCCCCCAGTGTGGGGACCGAGGTCCCGGGGGTGGTGCACCGGCGGACGGCGGGGAACCCCTTCTTCGTACGCGAGGTCGTGCGCCTGATCGCCGCCGACCAGCCGGCCGACGGGGTCGGCACCACCGGGGACGGTGCGGTCAACGCCATCCCGTGCGGGGTGCGCGACGTCGTCCGTGGGCGGCTGGCACTCCTCGGCGACGCCGTCCGACAGGTGCTGGATATCGGCGCCGTCGTGGGGCGGGACTTCGATCTCGATCTGGTCAGCGAGGTCTCCGCTCTCGACGAGGACACGGTGGTCACCTCGACGGAGGTGGCGCTGGACGCCGGCCTGCTGCGGGAGGGGCCGGCGGGGGCCGGGACCTACCGCTTCGCCCACGACATCGTCCGCGAGACCGTCTACAACGAGCTACGGACGATCCGCCGCAGACGCATGCACCGCCGCATCGCCGAGGCCCTGGAGTCGCGGCGGGCGCTTCCCGGAGCCCCGCACGGCGCCGTCGCCGAGCTCGCCCACCACTTCCACCTGGCCGCCGAGGGTGGAGGCCCGGTCGAGGCCGCCGTCCGGTACGCCGTCGAGGCCGCCGACCAGGCCACCGCCGCCCTCGCCTATGAGGACGCCGTCGCCCACCTCCAGCGGGCGGTGGAGCTCGCCGGGCGCCGCACCGCCGCCGCCGAAAGGTCTGGCGCCGGACCTCTCCTGCTGCGGCTCGGAGAGGCGCACTGGCGGGCGGGCGAGGTCGGCAAGGCACGGGGTGTGTTCCTCCGAGCGGCCGAGCTCGCCCGCGAGGTCGGGGAAACCGAACTGCTTGCCCGAGCCGTCCTCGGCTATGGGGGCGGGCTCCTGCGGGCCTGGCACGCCACCCGGGACATGCACCTGCGTGACCGCATGGTCGAGCTGCTGGAGGAGGCACTGGCGGGCCTGGGCGACGAGGCCGGAGACCTGCGGGTACGCCTCCTCGGCCGGCTCGCCGAGGAGATGTACTACCTGCACTCGGAGCGGCGCATCTCGTTGAGCGGCGAGGCCGTGGCCCTGGCCCGGGACCTGGGGGACCCCCGAACCCTTGCGCTGGCGCTCTGCAGCCGGTGCCTGGCGATCTGGGACCCGGACCACCTCGGGGAGCGCCTGGCGGTGACCGCCGAGATCCTGGAGCTGGCCGGGCAGCTCGGCGACCACGAGCTCGAGATCTTCGGTCGCCAGCACCTCTTCGTCGCCGAGATGGAGGCGGGCGACATCGTCCGGGCCGATGCCACCTTGGACCGCTTCGAGGCGGCGGCCGAGCGGCTGCGCCAGCCGCTCTACCTGTGGGAGGCGAGGCGCTTCCGTGCCCTCCAGGCACTGTTCACCGGCCGCTTCGCCGATGCCGAGCGCCTGGCGTTCGAGGCCCTCGAGATCGGCCAGCGGGCGGAGGAACCCGACGCCCTCGGCGTCTTCGGAACGCAGTACGGCACGGTACGGCTCGAGCAGGGCCATCCCGAGGAGATCATCCCGGCGCTCCGGGGTCTGGCGGCAGAGTTCCCCGACACCCCCACGTGGAGCGCGGCCCTCAGCTTCCTGGCGGCCCGGTCCGGCAACGATGACGAGGCCCGGGAGCTCTTCGACCGGCTCATGGTCAACGGCTTCGCCGACCAGCCGCGCAACTTCGCCTGGCTCTCGGGGGTCGTCATGCTCACCGAGGTCGCCACCCACCTCGGGGACACCGCCCGGTGCCGGGACCTCTACGCGTTGCTCGCCCCATTCGCCGATCACAGCGTACTCGCCGCCGACCGGAACAGCTGGGGGGCGGCACCGCTGTACCTCGGCATGCTGGCCGCGACCCTCGGCCAGGACGCCCGAGCCGAGGAGCACTACCGCCACGCCCTCGCTCGCAACGAAGCCATGGGGGCCACGCCGTGGGTGGCCCACACCTGCCACCGCTACGCCGAGCTTCTCGAGCGGCGCGCCGATCCGGGGGACCTCGAGCTGGCGGCGGAGCTGGCGGGCCGGGCCCGGGCAATCGCGACGGAGTGCGGCATGAGCCACCTCATGGCGCAACTCGCCGCCCTCGATCGCACGGCGGCCCGCTAG
- a CDS encoding PASTA domain-containing protein — protein MTETQRGTGSRAGRVRRRRATGGLLTALAIAGTVLPALAGFSAGSAYADGPGAGSPWVVSVGDSYISGESGRWAGNTNGTSTNIDALGYQAYFDNADHSAETFPGCHRSAKPEIYNTFGNGANWANLACSGAEIDSTFVNGVITKPGIDWAADSQGHQGQAAMLQSFAASHNVKLVTMSIGGNNFHFADMVSTCVQDYLLTPVWWQAHCSSDSSVTSNFTPSYAAAQAYAIRGAILNVHQAMRNAGYAEGSYTILVQDYPSPLASSTSFRYPESASWATDVRQQIGGCGFWNADADFVNGTAVPVIDGAVQSGVAQAAQFFQGTYGTSNVQFLELSSALNGHRLCENTVGLLEEKGIANWTSPGAADASEWVNQIRTLSAGGSGPYQQQESLHPDYWAQRAISNCLRQAYSAGSPSGRCTIAGPGLNGAGEPNMVFARKLTVPSVVGMSTAQGSTVISNAGFSPHVYQLPTCDSFTPGLVIDQSPAAGSSAYAGDLVAMTVNVAKSLRLCALYG, from the coding sequence ATGACGGAGACACAGAGGGGCACCGGATCCCGGGCCGGCCGGGTTCGGCGCCGGCGGGCGACAGGTGGGCTTCTGACCGCACTGGCGATCGCGGGAACGGTGCTTCCGGCCCTGGCCGGCTTCAGCGCCGGGTCGGCCTACGCCGACGGTCCCGGGGCCGGGTCCCCGTGGGTCGTGAGCGTCGGGGATTCCTACATCTCCGGCGAGTCCGGGCGCTGGGCGGGCAATACCAATGGCACGTCGACAAACATCGATGCGCTGGGCTACCAGGCCTACTTCGACAACGCCGACCACAGCGCCGAGACCTTCCCGGGCTGCCACCGCTCGGCGAAGCCGGAGATCTACAACACCTTCGGCAACGGGGCCAACTGGGCGAACCTCGCCTGCTCGGGCGCCGAGATCGACAGCACATTCGTCAACGGCGTCATCACCAAGCCGGGCATCGACTGGGCGGCGGACTCCCAGGGCCACCAGGGCCAGGCCGCCATGCTCCAGAGCTTCGCCGCGTCCCACAACGTCAAGCTCGTCACGATGTCCATCGGCGGCAACAACTTCCACTTCGCCGACATGGTCTCGACCTGCGTGCAGGACTACCTCTTGACCCCGGTGTGGTGGCAGGCGCACTGCAGCAGCGACTCGTCGGTGACCAGCAACTTCACGCCCTCCTACGCGGCCGCCCAGGCATATGCGATCCGGGGCGCCATCCTCAACGTCCATCAGGCGATGCGCAATGCCGGCTATGCCGAGGGGTCCTACACCATCCTCGTGCAGGACTACCCGTCGCCCCTGGCCTCGAGCACCTCGTTCCGCTACCCGGAGTCTGCTTCCTGGGCCACCGACGTCCGCCAGCAGATCGGTGGGTGCGGGTTCTGGAATGCCGATGCCGACTTCGTGAACGGCACCGCCGTGCCCGTCATCGACGGAGCGGTCCAAAGCGGTGTGGCCCAGGCCGCCCAGTTCTTCCAGGGAACCTACGGCACTTCGAACGTCCAGTTCCTGGAGCTGTCCTCGGCGCTCAACGGCCACCGGCTGTGCGAGAACACCGTCGGCCTGCTGGAGGAGAAGGGCATTGCCAACTGGACCAGCCCCGGGGCAGCCGACGCCAGCGAGTGGGTCAACCAGATCCGCACCCTCTCGGCCGGCGGCAGCGGTCCCTACCAGCAGCAGGAGTCCCTGCATCCGGACTACTGGGCGCAGCGGGCGATCAGCAACTGCCTGCGGCAGGCCTACAGCGCCGGGTCGCCGAGCGGCCGGTGCACCATCGCCGGGCCCGGCCTCAACGGGGCTGGAGAGCCGAACATGGTCTTCGCCCGCAAGCTGACCGTGCCGAGCGTCGTGGGGATGTCCACGGCCCAGGGAAGCACTGTCATCTCGAATGCCGGCTTCAGCCCGCACGTCTACCAGCTGCCGACGTGTGACTCCTTCACGCCTGGCCTCGTGATCGACCAGAGCCCGGCGGCCGGTTCCTCGGCGTACGCCGGCGACCTCGTTGCCATGACCGTGAACGTCGCGAAGTCGCTGAGGCTGTGTGCACTGTACGGATAG
- the mug gene encoding G/U mismatch-specific DNA glycosylase — translation MPSRNAEGGPWRPTRDQLEAAQGKAIDDVIAPGLDVLFSGINPGLYSGAVGHHFARPGNRFWKALHLAGFTPEVLSPFDDRRLLDLGLGITNLVGRTTRSANELTTEELREGAGHLERTVRRCGPRFLAFLGMSTYRTAFQRPKAALGRQQESIGATPIWLLPNPSGAQARYQLPDLVAAFAQLREASRTSSRTADTGSKGY, via the coding sequence GTGCCATCCCGCAACGCTGAAGGGGGACCATGGCGGCCGACCCGCGACCAGCTCGAGGCCGCTCAGGGCAAGGCGATCGACGACGTCATCGCACCCGGCCTCGATGTGCTGTTCAGTGGGATCAACCCCGGCCTCTACTCGGGCGCGGTCGGCCATCACTTCGCCCGTCCAGGCAATCGCTTCTGGAAGGCGCTGCACCTCGCTGGCTTCACCCCCGAGGTGCTCTCCCCGTTTGACGACCGGCGCCTCCTCGACCTCGGCCTGGGGATCACCAACCTGGTCGGAAGGACGACGCGCTCAGCCAACGAGCTCACCACCGAAGAGCTGCGGGAGGGGGCAGGACACCTCGAGCGCACGGTGCGGCGCTGCGGGCCGCGCTTTCTGGCCTTCCTCGGGATGAGCACCTACCGCACTGCGTTCCAGCGGCCGAAGGCGGCGCTCGGCCGTCAGCAGGAAAGCATCGGCGCCACCCCGATCTGGCTGCTGCCCAACCCGAGCGGCGCCCAGGCCCGCTACCAGCTTCCCGACCTCGTGGCGGCCTTCGCCCAACTGCGCGAGGCGTCAAGAACGAGCTCGCGCACTGCCGATACCGGGTCTAAGGGTTATTGA